A section of the Schistosoma haematobium chromosome ZW, whole genome shotgun sequence genome encodes:
- the SF3B3 gene encoding Splicing factor 3B subunit 3 (EggNog:ENOG410MWH7~COG:A), producing the protein LFIINATLVLSIGETVEEVTDSGFLGTTPTLTCSQLGDDALVQVYPDGIRHIRSDKRVNVWRAPGKKTITKCAVNRRQVVIALTGGELVYFEMDMTGQLNEYTERKEMPADVICMALGRIPANEQRSRFLAVGLADNTVRILSLDPSDCLTPLTMQGIPSTPESLCIVEMGTNEPSPSTDDGESEATSSGGILYMNIGLINGVLLRVILDPVTGELSDTRTRYLGTRPVKLFRIMMQGGEAVLSVSSRSWLSYAYQNRFHLIPLSYEALEYASGFSSEQCPEGIVAICNNSLRIMALEKLGAVFNQISYPLQYTPRKFVFHPDSNITYIIETDHNSYTDDVKNTHKRQMAEKMIASALGGTSEDMVLAKESAAAFLSENLPEAIFGAPKAGPGMWASLLRCFKPLDGSTCQIIRFPQNEAAHALTVVKFNNHPAEQFLVVALVKDLILNPRSCSGGCLKTYRIWNNGERLEFLHETPVDDFPAALCAFQGRLLVGVGNRLRIYDLGKKKLLKKCENKHIPTLINGIYSVGSRIIVTDVQESVHWVRYRPRSDSQLVIFADDTNPRWIIHLAVLDASTVAVSDKFGNVTILRLPPNVIDDIEDDPSGNRALWDRGFLGGASQKCDVLCHFYVGEVVTCLQKATLIPGGSEGIVYSTISGSIGMLVPFASRDAYDFFQHLELHMRAEGLSLVGREHVHYRSQHYPVRNVIDGDLCEIFNSLEGSKQRSIAEEMDKTPSDIAKRLEDIRTRFAF; encoded by the exons ttatttatcatcaacGCAACATTAGTGTTGTCCATTGGGGAAACGGTTGAAGAAGTCACTGATTCAGGATTTCTGGGTACAACTCCTACACTTACCTGTTCACAGTTGGGCGATGATGCACTTGTCCAAGTTTATCCTGATGGTATTCGTCATATTCGGTCTGACAAAAGAGTAAACGTTTGGCGTGCACCTGGAAAGAAAACCATTACCAAATGTGCTGTTAATCGTCGACAAGTGGTTATAGCCCTTACTGGTGGCGAGCTAGTTTATTTTGAAATGGATATGACCGGACAACTAAACGAATATACAGAAAGGAAAGAAATGCCAGCAGATGTTATTTGTATGGCTCTTGGACGAATTCCTGCAAATGAACAGCGTTCTCGGTTTCTCGCCGTGGGCTTGGCGGATAATACTGTCCGTATTTTATCACTGGATCCATCA GATTGTCTCACTCCCCTCACAATGCAAGGAATACCATCTACTCCGGAATCGCTTTGCATAGTTGAAATGGGAACGAATGAACCATCGCCTTCTACAGATGATGGGGAGTCAGAAGCGACATCTTCAGGTGGCATCCTTTACATGAACATTGGTCTGATCAATGGTGTGTTGTTGCGGGTTATCCTGGATCCAGTCACTGGTGAACTATCCGACACACGTACACGGTACCTAGGTACTCGTCCCGTAAAGTTATTTCGCATAATGATGCAAGGAGGAGAGGCAGTTCTATCTGTTTCGAGCCGCTCTTGGCTTAGTTATGCATATCAAAATCGATTTCATCTCATACCACTTTCTTATGAAGCACTAGAATATGCATCTGGTTTTTCTTCCGAACAATGTCCTGAAGGTATTGTAGCGATTTGCAATAATTCTTTACG GATTATGGCACTTGAGAAACTTGGCGCAGTATTTAATCAAATTAGTTATCCACTCCAGTATACACCTCGTAAATTTGTTTTTCATCCAGATTCAAATATTACTTACATAATTGAAACGGATCACAATAGTTATACAGATGATGTTAAAAATACTCATAAACGTCAAATGGCTGAG AAAATGATAGCCTCTGCTCTTGGTGGAACTTCTGAGGATATGGTTCTAGCGAAAGAGTCCGCTGCTGCTTTTCTTTCGGAAAATCTTCCTGAGGCAATATTTGGCGCTCCAAAGGCTGGGCCTGGTATGTGGGCAAGTTTACTGCGATGTTTTAAACCATTGGATGGAAGCACATGTCAGATAATACGATTCCCACAAAATGAAGCTGCTCATGCCTTAACCGTTGTCAAATTCAATAATCA TCCAGCTGAACAATTCCTTGTTGTGGCTCTTGTCAAAGATCTTATCCTCAATCCACGTTCATGTTCTGGGGGTTGTTTAAAAACATATCGAATTTGGAACAATGGTGAGCGTCTTGAATTCCTTCACGAAACACCAGTTGATGATTTTCCAGCAGCTCTATGTGCTTTTCAAGGTCGTCTTCTTGTGGGTGTCGGAAATCGATTACGAATATATGATCTGGGGAAAAAAAAGTTGTTGAAAAAATGTGAAAACAAG CATATTCCTACCCTAATCAATGGTATTTATTCTGTAGGCAGTCGGATAATTGTGACAGATGTTCAAGAAAGTGTTCATTGGGTCCGTTATAGACCACGCTCCGATAGCCAATTAGTTATATTTGCGGATGATACTAATCCCCGTTGGATTATACATTTAGCAGTACTGGATGCTTCAACAGTAGCAGTTTCAGATAAGTTTGGAAATGTCACTATTCTGCGTTTACCACCTAATGTTATCGATGATATTGAAGATGATCCTAGTGGCAATCGCGCGCTTTGGGACAGAGGTTTCCTTGGCGGAGCAAGTCAAAAGTGTGAC GTGCTATGTCATTTTTACGTCGGTGAGGTTGTTACTTGTTTACAGAAGGCCACTTTGATCCCTGGAGGTTCTGAGGGTATTGTTTATTCAACAATATCTGGTAGCATCGGAATGTTGGTTCCCTTTGCTTCTCGAGATGCCTATGATTTCTTCCAACATTTGGAGCTACATATGAGAGCTGAAGGATTATCTTTAGTTGGTCGGGAACACGTACATTATCGTTCACAACATTATCCAGTTAGA AATGTGATTGATGGTGATCTCTGTGAAATTTTCAACTCTCTAGAAGGCAGTAAACAAAGATCAATCGCTGAAGAAATGGATAAAACTCCTAGTGATATCGCTAAACGTCTGGAGGATATACGTACTCGCTTCGCATTCTAA